The following DNA comes from Candidatus Nitrosotalea okcheonensis.
AGAAAGACTCCAAGAGGATAGGTTTCACAGACGAAAATTGTTGTGCAATAATTGTAAGAGATCAATGAACAGGGATGTAATAGCATCCATGAACATATCTTACAAGGGGTGGAGTAGGTTTTGCCATCCCAGAGGGCTTTCAGATGAAGTAGTGAAGGGGAACTTGGACAACTTTCAGCCAATAATCCTTGGAGTGGATGGAAGCAAGTTGGAGATTCAGAGATGATTCAGGTCTCGATAACCCGACAGAACCGAAAACCGTTCAATATATTTAGGGATTCGGGATTTTATAATGCGTGGATAAAGCAAAACCTGTAGATTCAAAGAACTGGGAAAAAGAGGTCATGGCTTCTCCAATTCCTGTGTTTGTAGATTTTTGGGCCGAATGGTGTGGTCCATGCAGGATGGTGGGTCCGGTAGTTGAAGAGCTGGCCGGTGAATATGCAGGAAAGATCAACTTTGTTAAGGTTAATGTTGATGAAAACAACGAACTTGCATCAAAGTACAATGTCTTTAGCATACCAACACTAGCATTATTCAGCAAGGGCCAGGTTGTAGCGCAACAAGTGGGTGCTGCATCAAAGGGTTCTTACAAGAATATGATAGACAGTGCTCTTTCAAAAATCTAAACCTCATTTCTTCTTTTTTCGATCTAAAATAATTAATACCGGTCAAGGAAACAGTCCACATGTCATTTGGAGATATTGATACTCTAAACCTTCTATTTGACAAACTACAGAATCTGTTAAACGATACACAAGGATACTATGAATCGTTTCTTGACGCTAATACAATGTACAAGCAAGGAAAACTCTCAGACAAGGAATTCTTTGAGAAACTGGGAGATTATGTAGTATCATATTCATCGCTAGAGTTCCTGTCTGTCAAGGTAATCTTTGAGCTAAAGAAATCACTTGACAAAATATCAAGTGGCCGTGCATCTGGCTCTACAATGGCAAGTCCAATGCCTCCTGGCATGGGACCACAAGCATCACAAATGGCATCTACACTGCCAGGACCGGGACAGCCTCCTTCAATCATATCTGCTGCTGCAGCGTTTTCATCACCTGGTGAACTTCCTAGGCCAGATCCTTCATTATTGCCAAAACAAAGCTCGGGTGGTCCTGTCTGCAATTCTTGTGGTTCGAGTCTAAAACCTAATGCAAAGTTTTGCTCCAAATGTGGAAATAAAATATCCTAGTGAAAAATTCTGAATTAGTCTTGGTTTGCACCACATTCTGTGCAGAATTTTGCAACCAGGGATAATTTTGAGCCGCACTCTTGGCAATATTTTGAGCTTGTTTCAGTTGGTACATTAACACTGCCATACAAGCCACCAATTGTCTTCATTGCACCTGTTGGCACAAATGTATCATCGTCCACCAGAGGCGTTGGTGCAAAATCTTTTTCTTCTATAAAGTTCATCAATCTGGGCATTTGCTGACCGGGATTTTTTGTATCAGGTACCATGTCACCCAACCAAAATGAAAATCTAGTTAGTGTAAGCTCTGGTGTGGAAAAAGTCAACGTATGACTTGACATGTAATCATCTGCCGCTGTTTTTCCATTGAACACTTTCATTAAATGCACTAGTTCGCATGGTTGTATATTGTTTTTTATTTTTGTAGGCAACCATTGCAGCCATTAGTTGTGGCACCAGTAAAGTCTGCTCCTCTAGTATTTGCATCTCTTAGATCTGCATTTGACAAGTTAGCTCCTGATAGATTAACGCCTGAAAGAATAACGCCTCTGAAATTAGCATCAGATAGGTCTGCTGCTTTGAAATTAGCACCCGAGAGTGAGGCACCTGACAAATTGACATCATGGAGATTGGCATTAGAAAAATTGACATTTTGCAAATTAGCGCCAGAAAGATTTGCACCTTGTAGGTTGATACCTGACAGATTCATACCTTGCATGTCTATTCCAGAAAGATTTGTACCTTGCAGGCCTGAAATTGGCAGTATTGTAATTGTAGTTTGTGGTGATTTACTAGCATAAAAGTCAGGAGCGCCGCTATATGATGCAAAAATATGATGTATTCCTATGGGCAGTACGGATGTGCTAAAGACTGACTGACCTCCAAATACTGTAATTGGGTGTCCTGTGGGCATGTCATCAATATAGAACTGTACTGTTCCTGCGTCAGGTATTGGCAATATCGTTGCAGTAAATGTTGTTGTCATTCCTGATATTGCTATTGTGTTTGATTCTATTGATGTAGTTGTTAGCATTACAGGAGGTGTAAAAGTTATTGATGGGCCAAATGCTGTGGATGAAGAAGGTGGAACCATTGTGCTGTTTGACATTGGATTTGAACATGGAATGAAAATTTCCCAACCCTGAGGCACCTCACCTACATAACAATGGTATCTGCCTTGTGGATTGTAAAGATCTGTAACATATTTCCAGTTTTCATCTGCAGAAGTTGGTATAAAAAACACGGAACCTATATTCGAAATGATGATTATCATAATAGCTACAAAGAAAAGTCTGAATGATAATGATTTTCTTTTATCAAATTGCCTGACAACTAGTATGAATAAAAATATGACTGTAAATGACATGAATCTTTCTGCCATGCCGCCTCTTACTAGAATTGACAAGAATAATGTTGCAGTTATACAATACAAGGTAAAAATCTCAAATCTTAATCCGCTTTTTATGGAGTTTAGTAAAATAAACGCAACCAAAATAATTGGTATGAGATAAACCATGTTTCCCAAATATTGATAAATATTAGAAAATATTGTAGTAAAGACAGTGGTGGCACTAGTGGTAAATATCTGTATTGTTGATCTAATGATACCTGTGGTAACCTGTAATGCAGAGGATTTGAATTGTTGGGAATAATTGATGTATAACAGGGATGTCTGAAATAATAGTAAAACTGTTGGTATTACACAGCTAACTAGTGTAATCAATTCTCTTTCATTTTTTCTAATCTCACGTATTATGACATAAATTAATGCAGGAAGAAAAACAATTGAAAATGCGGAAGACAGAAACGATGCAGAACAGAAAAATGCATAAAGGCATTTCTTTTTCTTGGATTGTTTTTTATATTCTTCATATCTAAATAATAGCAACAATACAAAAAGCATTGTAAATATATTCAAGAACCACTGGATGCTTGAAATGTTGGAATAGATTTCATTAATCCCGGGAGCTGCTACAATGAATAAGGAACAAACAGCTCGGAGAAAATCATTTTTAATTATAAACCGAAATTGTTTGGTAGAAAAAAATAATGCACAAAGTGTTGCAATAATTATTGCAGCTACATTCATTGCTAGGTTTACATTGGAAATACCGAACAAGTATAGGGAAAAAATTGTTACAAGACGTGGAACGAAATGCAAATAATAGTTGTAAACAACAAAAATACTTCCCCATGAATATTGAATAGCTTCCCTTAATAGAACATCTACATCTTCAACTCTGCCTGGTTGAATCAAAATAAAGATTGGTTTTCTCAGAACAAAAAGTATAATGCTTGACAAAAATATGATGGGCAAAAACCATTTTGATTCTATGTTTTCAGAAAAAATAACACGTATTTTCCTACTCAAATTAACTGAGATTTGCCTGATCCGCCCTTAAGCCTATCGGGCATCTTTCTCGAAAATTTTATAATTTTTTACCGAATGATCTTAGATGATATTCTGCATAGAAACTATGAATTCGTAAGTGGACCGAGGGAATTGAGACGAAGCGTCTTCAATAATTAACATGATTACAATAGTTACACATAGTTTTAATTATTCTACTATGTTATAACATAGTGTAGTATGCAACGAGCAGTAAAGCCCAAGAAAATAGATGATATAACACCAGAAGAAAAAGCAGACGTAGAAGAATTCTATAAAGCAAAAGCAAAAGGCGAAACTAAAAAAAGTTCATTAAAAGAATTTCTCAAAGAACTGCACGAATAGATTGTGTGTATCTATATTGACATTGCATCTCATAAATAAGACTAGAATAAAGAATTACATGAATGTGGATTCCAGAGCGAACCAAAAAATTTACCAGACAATACAAATCACTACATTCTGATTTGCAAAAAAAGGTGGATTTAGTGATAGCTGAACTAGTCGAGTCTGAAAATCCTACCAAATTAGGCAAATACAAACCAAGTATCAAAGCATATGCTTATGTTCTTGACAAAAGCAATAGGATTCTCTATAATGTATCATTTAACGAAGATGCGATTGAGTTCATACGTGTAGGCAGTCATAAACAGGTGTATGGCAAGGATTAAGCGAGCCGAGAAAAATCTCATTACCTAGTAGACACACTAGGTTGACTCGAAGAGTTTACGACTTGCAATCTTGGGAATGCAAGAATCAGATGTTAGGTGTTGGCTTGTCAAATAACTGGACATAGATTAAAATCAACACAAATGAAACGGCAAGAAAGATTCCTGAAATTGAGAGTATTCTTCTTAGAAATTCTTTCAACGCATCCATACTTAGATGACTTCCAACATCCAGTATTGCATAGAATATCAGAATACCGGAAAGCCCCTCTTCTGTTACATCTAGTTGGTTTGCATCTAAACCAATGAAATTCATTACATTTCAAGATATGAAATCATTTGAGTAAAATCGCTGTCACTTAAAATTCCAAATTGTAGACAGTGTCGACAAATAATGTCTACATTGATTTTTGTACTGGCATCTTTAGTAATGAGATGATCTTTGCATTATAGGATGGAAATTCTATCTTACAAGACAAGATCGTGCAACAATATCCTTGTCATTTAACAAAGCCAGATACAATTTTATTTTTTATAAAGTTCGGATTCCCAATTTTACTTTATAAAGCTATTTTACTTGATAAAAAGAATTCATCCCTGATGAAAAATTATCACGATTCAATCTTTCAAAACCATTGATCCCACGGCTAGAAAATTTAGGCTTTTAAACAGAACCCATATTTTAGACATAAATGGTGATAAAAAATGCAAAGTTTCTAGAATCTGAGATCCGAAAACTCGAGAAAAGTACGTGTAACCATAATAACAAAGAACTTGGGATAACATGGATCCCAAAACCAAACGCGAAAAAAGAAGGTGAAGTCATAGGCAATACAATTACATCTATCCACAAGCTCTCATATGGCACTAGAAACTCTGAGACACGAATTTTTTGATCTAATTGTTAGCAATGCAATCAGACCATACATGAATCTGGTAAACGCCCTATTGTCAGTCATTGGAGAGAGCGCCTACGAAAACAAGGAGGAGACTGTCGAGTCACTGTTGTTGCTGTGTCAATCTACAGCAAATGAGCATCTTGCATCTTGAAATATTCCTAGTCCATCCAAGTTCCAATTTTAATGAATTTATTACGCTAAAAGGCGTTACGCCAGATGGCGTAATATGTGACCGTTTTAGTTGCAACACAGTTATGCACTATTAATTTCCCCAAACCCTGTAAAGTTTAAATCATGTAAAGGTTACAGTATTGTGTGTCGTTTACGCTATATTCAGTAACCGGAGATGACTTCATAGGAAGAAAAGAACTAGTTGACGAATTAACAAGAGAGCTCTCCTCCAAGAATAAAATCGGTTTCTCGTTGTCAGGAATAAGGCGTATAGGAAAAACAAGTATACTAAAAGAGGTTGAAAGTAGATTGACAAAACAGCGTATACCTGTTATCTATATCTCAATATGGAGAATCTTGCCAACTACTATTGATGAATTTACAAGAGTATTGGATAGAGTTGCATTAAGTGCATTTGAACATAAACTACCAAAGAAATTCAAATTTGAAGAGCTTCTAGTAACTGGCGCAAAAGCATTAGGCAATTTTCTCTCTGGCCTTAATTTATCTGCCAAAGTTGCAGAAGATCTCAAGCTATCCTTATCATATATCAAAAAAGAATCAGAGGATGTCGAGGAAGCTGTTACAAAATCTATCTCTTTAATAGAACATTTGGCAGAGATGACAAAAACCAAATGTGTTCTGATCATCGATGAATTTCCGTCCATAGTTGAGCTTACTTACGGAGAAAAAAACAGAAAGATGGGATTCGATATAGTAAAATTGATACGCACATTATTTGAAGACTTCAAGTATACAAAACTAGTGGTTTCCGGATCTTATCGTGATACGCTAGATAACTTGGTGACAAAAACAAGTGCGCCTTTCTACAAACAGCTACTTCTTCGAGAAGTAGAACCTTTTACTAAGGATGAATTTGATAAGTTCATCACACATTATCTTCCAGATCTAAAGTTTATTGACAGTCAAACAAAAGAAGAATTTTACAAGATTTCTAGTGGGATTCCATACAATCTACAGCTTTTAGGAAAAGAAATTCAGTTACATGATATGGTAAAACTTGATAGCAAAAAACTTTATGATATTGTTAAAACGATATTAAAGAAAGAAGGAGAGCAATCATTTAAAGAATTTACAGAAAACCAGACCCCGTCAGAAATTAAGGTGTTAAAGGCACTTGCAAAGTCTCCTGAAAAGAAGCCTACAGATATTGAAAAGGATGAATTCATGAGTAATGCCACCATAAGTTCAGCATTAGTTTCACTTTGTAGCAAGGCAGTTTTGAAAAGACGGGAACGTGGAATCTACGAATTTACTGATAATCTATTTGCCGAATGGCTCAAAGTATCAGAAATCATGTAAATGTTACATCCTCTAAACTTTACGCGGTTTGGGGAAATTAATAGTGCATAACTGTGTTGCAACTAAAACAGTCACATATCATGTATACAAAATTGCATACTTGTCATTTCGCTAGACGAGCTTGCAGATCAGGATCCTGCCACTTGAAAGCTCTTTTACTATGTCCCAGCCTTTTTTGACGTACAGGACAAGATTGTCTTCATCAATCAGTAGACTATCATATCTTTCGCTCTCTTTTTCTTTCATTAATTCCTGGATTGCAATCTTGATTGCCTTTAGTATATCGTCAATATATCTTGGCGCATACTGTTTTGATTCAAGGTATGATACATGATCATGTAACAAATCTTCAAGCTTTCTTGCATCCTCTTCTCCAATTGATACAAGCTCCTTTGGAGATATGGCATATTGGATACAGAAGAGGTTCAATCTTCGCAGTCTTACGCTTGCAGTCAATTTGCTTCCCCTGCAAAGGTTCTCGTACTATCTCCTAACGTCTGCATCTTCAAGGAGTCTTGTGCATTTTTGCATATTGACAAAATTTCTATTGGTTTTAAGGGGTTTCGAACTGTATAGTAGGTGGACCGAGGGGGATTTGAACCCCCGACTTCCGCGTTGCGAACGCGGCATCACTACCACTAGACTACCGGCCCTTTTGTTATCAAGAATATCATCTGCTTTTATTCATTTACTGGTTCTATTGCATCTCAAGGCTGATAATTACACTTGGGCTGAAGCTTTGATGTATCCATTTCAGAATTACAGGAAACGCATCATTTTTTGTACTAGCATCGCATTTAGAATTGCCAAATCATGGTAATCGTTGCAGATACCGGTTCACTACAATCTATGGCTACTAGCGTTTGAAAGAATTCGTTTACTCAAAGAATAATACTAGGTTTTCAAGAAAAATCTCTGATGACTGTAGATGCTGTAATTACAGGGTCACACGTTATTTTCCAAAATGTAATGGTAAGCAAGAATATTGTAATTGACGAAGGCAAAGTTGTCGGTCTAACAAATGATATTCCACAATGCGATCTCAAAATAAAAGCAGATGGATTGGTCTCGCTTCCAGGCGTCATTGATCCTCACATACATTATGGAGTCTATTCTCCAATTAACGATGCTGCTGTCACAGAATCAAAGGTAGCTGCAATAGGCGGAGTCACCACAATGATGCGGATGCTACGACTGAGTGGCTCATACAAAAAAAATCTAGACTCGCAACTTGCAGAAAGCTCCAAAACGCATTATGTCGATTATTCAATTCACGCCTCAATACTTTACAGTAGCCAAATCAATGAAATGGAATTTTGCAAAAGCAAGGGAATAACTTCATTTAAGATATACATGAATCTTGGCCAAGACATAGGTCATGTCTACATGGACATGCAACCTGGAGACAAATCTCTTCGCGAAGAAAGAATAGAAATGACAACTGACATGGTTGAAAAAATAGTTGAAAAAGCGGCATCTCTGAATTGTCCAGTCCTTGTCCATGCTGAAGATTATCCAATGTGCTCATGCGGAATAAAGACTGCAAAAGAAAAAAAAATGGATGGACTGGCAGCATGGGCGCAGAGCAGGCCTGCAGAATCTGAAGTCAAGTCAATTGTTACAATATCCAAGATTGCAAGAAAATATGGTTGCAATCTCTATTTTGTACATATTGGCTCCAAGGCTGCAATTGATGCAATATCTGAAGAAAAGAAAAATGGAACCAAGATCCATGTCGAAACATGTCCACACTATCTTACATTGTCATATGAATCACAAAAAGGATATCTTGCAAAAGTTATGCCCCCGATACGCTCCTCCAAAGACGTGGAATTTGTATGGCATGAAATACAAAGCGGTAGAGTGGATACGATTGGGACAGATCATGTTGCAAATAGACTGGATCTAAAGCTTGGTGGAGAAAATGTATGGAGTGCACTTGCGGGATTTCCAGGAATGGGTACAATGCTTCCTATATTACTAAGTGAGGGAGTCAACAAGGGAAAGATAACCTTGCAACAGTTGTCAAACATGACCAGTCTCAATACGGCTAAAATATTTGGAATGTATCCAAAAAAAGGAGCAATCCAGAAAGGTTCTGATGCAGACATTGTTC
Coding sequences within:
- the trxA gene encoding thioredoxin produces the protein MDKAKPVDSKNWEKEVMASPIPVFVDFWAEWCGPCRMVGPVVEELAGEYAGKINFVKVNVDENNELASKYNVFSIPTLALFSKGQVVAQQVGAASKGSYKNMIDSALSKI
- a CDS encoding AAA family ATPase, encoding MSFTLYSVTGDDFIGRKELVDELTRELSSKNKIGFSLSGIRRIGKTSILKEVESRLTKQRIPVIYISIWRILPTTIDEFTRVLDRVALSAFEHKLPKKFKFEELLVTGAKALGNFLSGLNLSAKVAEDLKLSLSYIKKESEDVEEAVTKSISLIEHLAEMTKTKCVLIIDEFPSIVELTYGEKNRKMGFDIVKLIRTLFEDFKYTKLVVSGSYRDTLDNLVTKTSAPFYKQLLLREVEPFTKDEFDKFITHYLPDLKFIDSQTKEEFYKISSGIPYNLQLLGKEIQLHDMVKLDSKKLYDIVKTILKKEGEQSFKEFTENQTPSEIKVLKALAKSPEKKPTDIEKDEFMSNATISSALVSLCSKAVLKRRERGIYEFTDNLFAEWLKVSEIM
- a CDS encoding zinc ribbon domain-containing protein → MSFGDIDTLNLLFDKLQNLLNDTQGYYESFLDANTMYKQGKLSDKEFFEKLGDYVVSYSSLEFLSVKVIFELKKSLDKISSGRASGSTMASPMPPGMGPQASQMASTLPGPGQPPSIISAAAAFSSPGELPRPDPSLLPKQSSGGPVCNSCGSSLKPNAKFCSKCGNKIS
- a CDS encoding zinc ribbon domain-containing protein — encoded protein: MKVFNGKTAADDYMSSHTLTFSTPELTLTRFSFWLGDMVPDTKNPGQQMPRLMNFIEEKDFAPTPLVDDDTFVPTGAMKTIGGLYGSVNVPTETSSKYCQECGSKLSLVAKFCTECGANQD
- a CDS encoding dihydroorotase; the encoded protein is MTVDAVITGSHVIFQNVMVSKNIVIDEGKVVGLTNDIPQCDLKIKADGLVSLPGVIDPHIHYGVYSPINDAAVTESKVAAIGGVTTMMRMLRLSGSYKKNLDSQLAESSKTHYVDYSIHASILYSSQINEMEFCKSKGITSFKIYMNLGQDIGHVYMDMQPGDKSLREERIEMTTDMVEKIVEKAASLNCPVLVHAEDYPMCSCGIKTAKEKKMDGLAAWAQSRPAESEVKSIVTISKIARKYGCNLYFVHIGSKAAIDAISEEKKNGTKIHVETCPHYLTLSYESQKGYLAKVMPPIRSSKDVEFVWHEIQSGRVDTIGTDHVANRLDLKLGGENVWSALAGFPGMGTMLPILLSEGVNKGKITLQQLSNMTSLNTAKIFGMYPKKGAIQKGSDADIVLVDLKKEGKVSAETIDGFSDYTVYEGWNLKGWPVKTIVRGNVVAEDSKIVAKPGYGKFVSR
- a CDS encoding pentapeptide repeat-containing protein; translated protein: MSRKIRVIFSENIESKWFLPIIFLSSIILFVLRKPIFILIQPGRVEDVDVLLREAIQYSWGSIFVVYNYYLHFVPRLVTIFSLYLFGISNVNLAMNVAAIIIATLCALFFSTKQFRFIIKNDFLRAVCSLFIVAAPGINEIYSNISSIQWFLNIFTMLFVLLLLFRYEEYKKQSKKKKCLYAFFCSASFLSSAFSIVFLPALIYVIIREIRKNERELITLVSCVIPTVLLLFQTSLLYINYSQQFKSSALQVTTGIIRSTIQIFTTSATTVFTTIFSNIYQYLGNMVYLIPIILVAFILLNSIKSGLRFEIFTLYCITATLFLSILVRGGMAERFMSFTVIFLFILVVRQFDKRKSLSFRLFFVAIMIIIISNIGSVFFIPTSADENWKYVTDLYNPQGRYHCYVGEVPQGWEIFIPCSNPMSNSTMVPPSSSTAFGPSITFTPPVMLTTTSIESNTIAISGMTTTFTATILPIPDAGTVQFYIDDMPTGHPITVFGGQSVFSTSVLPIGIHHIFASYSGAPDFYASKSPQTTITILPISGLQGTNLSGIDMQGMNLSGINLQGANLSGANLQNVNFSNANLHDVNLSGASLSGANFKAADLSDANFRGVILSGVNLSGANLSNADLRDANTRGADFTGATTNGCNGCLQK